The stretch of DNA GGGTATGGCGTAGACCATCTGGGACGTAttctctcattgtgctgatagtggcgATTAgcaaatttcttttttaatgtttgatgccttaatattctcgagcaggtaaataaaacaaatacaaatcAAACATTACAAATTTTTTTCTAATGGATTCTGCTGATGACCCCCACCCTCCCCTGTGTGTGCTGAattgcccccggcactgttgacgacctgtGCAAGTCTAAATAAGGAAACTTCTGTTGAAGACCAACGAACTAATAGGGACCGTACTTCAAAGGCTCAGGACACTTGATGGAAATGTAAGGAAATTAAAGGTCACCCACATATGTGATATACCAATAAATTACCATTATGGAGCTTTGTGTATGACTTTCAAACCATACGGTAAAATATGTGAAATCAGGgcgaaattcaaagaaaataaactCTCTCAattagagaatgccttgatgaagtcattgagcttcagtacAGTATATCATTCCCTTGTTGAAACTTGGTGACAGTCAAGAGTGCTCTCGAACTTGGGTTAATTGCTTTCAcaattcgaatctaaatttctcttatttcttttttcttcctctgaatattacttcgaccttctcttaattttacaaACTTTCTTTGGTGTTGCTGTCCCAAAATCTATGAGAAAATTtctcatgtatatgtgtatatattatgtgcataatatatatatatatatatatatatatatatatatatatatatatatatatatatatatatatataaattcattcttTTTTGGGCGTCGATGTTTCACTATCCATTATAGCCACTGGCGTGGATGTTTTTACATgttgctgcctgcttcgatgaatgggaggaggtttcACGGTTGGGAGATATTTGCATTTAaaactatatgtgagagtattggatgaacTCAGCCATCCCGACCCCCCAGATACTAAAGCCTTAACGAGGATGGGGTGCTTAGGGATTAGCAACTGGGCTCTAATGAATAGTAGGAACTGCTTTCCCACAGGACCTCGGTGCCctattgttgatccaactaaatcaatcagcattttctcttttccttttggttatttcttttattctcccatctcttccttttgggattGAGCTTGTTTACGACtgtggcttgtttgattatacttttgctgcttctttggatttggcacagtgtgggatggacggcactCCATCTCAGCCTGTGCAAAtgtagacgccatcaccctctggcagaccccattgggtgaaGACCAAgtttgttaagagtcgggctctagtgatccggttttaagtcacccataattgcgggtaatgggtgacgccagtcATTGGATTGccagtgggaggggctaactatccCCACTGACCaatgtacgcccacctaaagagggGCAGCCCTTTCTAAAAGAGGACTGGTCCCCATTGAAGCCTCCTCTCTTGTTGGGCCACataggataggaggactgacattctccgataagaggtggataacctggcTTGCTTTTTCCataaaaaccaacccctctgttgacgatctGGAAAACataaacatggacctcggtacagacagctccaactcgggttataGTATTGTAACATTAGAACCCTATTCACGGTATGTaaagaatgattataataaaaactaaagaagaagagagagtgagtgagaaatGATggcagtacagaaaaatatagaaaagtagaggtattacctggtcactatgaagaactgaattatgaatttttctttttttttcttattttgaaattgGAAGAAATGAGCATGTAAATGTTTTAAAGTTTACAGGGAAATAGTTACTATATGTGAAGGACAGCCAAAAATTCTTTCACAGGGAAATAGAAGTCTCTTGattgagacactatccccattactaggtgaaagattaaaaacacttaaagcattggatggtcatagtgtcaaatgcatttagtaccccactttcaaccagagttggggtttgatatatgctccagaattgctggacatagaggaaaaagaaattgaggatgaactgaaaagtcaagaagTAGTAAAAGTAATCAGAATGAAAAAGAGAGTTGAGAAAAACATATTCCTCTTGCTATTCTGATTGTACCATTTGATCAATACAGAtcaccaaatgttattaaagctggttggctatctttgcaGGTGAAACCATACATCCCTTCACCACTGCGATGTTATTATTGTCAAATGtgtggccatttaagccagaaatgcaagggaacactaaataataagccagctgttagtgccaactgtggaaaaaatagtcatagACCATGcacagaaaatccaaattgcatacattgtgggaaaacacacccagctacatctaaaagctgtaaccctcagatgctgaagccttgacgaggatagGGGATTAGGGCTTAGCAGCGGAGCTTTAGTGAACGGTGAAAACTGATTTCCCACaggaccttggtgcccaattgttgatccaactaaattagtgagcactttctcttctttcttttgaTTACTTTTTTACACTCCCATCTCTTCCTCCTGGGCATGAACTTGTagacgactttggcttgtatgactttggttttgactgcttTATTGGGTTTGGCATAGGGTGGGATGGAGGGCATACCATCTCAATctgtacaaatttagatgccatcactctggcagaccccattgggtgcagacttagtctgttGAGAGTCGGGCTCTAGTGATCCAGTTTTATGTTGCCCATATTTGTGGGTATTGGGTGACACCAgacattggagtcgtcggtggtaAGGGTTAACTACCCTCCTGACCAGAGTACACCCACCTAAAGAGAGGAAGCctttctctaatagaggactggtattgatgatgctatagacctactgaatggaactctccatacagcaggagtcaattcgattACTAAAACATCAGGACGACCAGTCCCGTTGTGGTCTTCCGAATTAACTGTCTTGCATAGAGCCACCAGAAAGTCTCTTGACTAGAATGtgtagacgccgtactgaggaaaatttgataacatacaaaaagtgtagagatCAGTTCCGTGGTTTCATGAAAGAAGCCCGGCGCCACTCTTGGGTGTCTTTTgattcctcagtcaacagtagaacactacCATCTCCtgaatggaggaaaataaaaaaagattgccgggaaatttaccccaaacctaccactagtgttgaaggtgaacagtctgtatgtgactgaagcaaatgatgttagtaaTGCCCTGATCAAATGTATCATGTAAGTGTGAAGGagttcctggtcaccagtataggagcaccaaagaaaagaaaattttgaattttgcaacaggaagtgAAGAGTCATATAATACTCcttttactgaaaaagaatttgattAGCCACTTGCtgattgtaacgatacagcccctggacccgatggaattccatatgcaatgattaaacatgtacattttaatacaaagttatttattttaaacattattaataaaatatggcatgatcttagttatccaagtgtttgggaactagctattattCTAGTCTTTTTAAAAccgggtaaggataagtttttagcagcaaactatcgaccaattgcattgacatcttgcttatgtaagatcatggataAGATGGTCAATGCAATACTGAtctggtacctggaaaagaagggtattttatcacctgtcCAGTATGGATTCAGTAAAAATGCACTCAAGGACTGATGTGTTGACACAACTCGAGTTCTCTACttttgaagcctttgcttccaaacagtaccatgtgatagtcttttttgaccttggaaaggcatatgatactacatggagatatggtatgctTAAAACCAGTCATtaatttggattaagaggagagctaccactgtttatctaataatttctttcacatagagtgcatcaagtgagagtaggggaaactctgccagagagtaaatgtcaggaagagggagttccacagggtagtgagctgagtgtaaccctgtttgcactagcaattaatgagatatcctccgtcattccccgggatgttctttcaacactatttgtggatgatctctccatatcatttgctggagctcgAATGGCAATGGTCGAGAGGAAACTAaaactcgcaattgacaaaatcATTCAGTggtctgatatgaatgggtttaagttttcaacaagcaaaactactattgtacatttctgtcataTCTGGAGAGTATATCCAGACCCAGATATACATGAAaagtcaatggatcccatgtgtaagggaagctaatttttaggattgattttagaTTGTAGATTGACATGGGTTCCACtcttaaaggcattaaaagctaaatgtcttgaggctctgaatcttttaaaagtattggcccatacatcatgggggcacaccataaaactattctaaaattataaaaGTACTTAATTTTTTCCTAAATTAGATATGGGTGTGTAATAtactctttcactgtcttgggttagagttcttgagggtacactcgggcacactattctatcttatttctcttcctcttattttgttaaaatttttatagtttatataggaaatgtttattttaatgttactgttccctttcctcactgggctaattttcctgttggagcccgtgggcttatagcatcctgcttttccagctagggttgttgctagcaagtaataataataataataataataataatgataataataataatcagctaacccaagccaattaaagatattgTACATTGTGGTGGTATTAAATTATCCactggagcatttagaacttcacctattcaaagtctctttgttgatgctggagaattacctttagacctttaccgaatgtcttctatcgTTTGGTATTTGTTTAGGTAGCAAAGAATCCTTAATTCTTTAGCCATTCTGACTTTAAGCCTTGTaaggcattatattttttttttcatatttttgaggcattacggcattttccaagagaatgagaccaacctgacctctctatgacaaaaattaaggcttttaaagcaatttaaaaaaatatatactgcaaaatgtgctgggaagaaaataacccccttggggttaagggttggaaatttccaaatagcctgggggtaaaagggttaactatataTCTATAAGCTTTTGTTTTCAAAAGAACAAATATCGTTTAGATACATGTATAAAAACTGATCTAGTGCCATTTCCCCCCAAATGCATATCATCGGagcatttcttttcatttttacgaGGAAGCCGCGAGCCATTTCTCGAACACTCCTTTTCGTATAGATCCGACAGAGGGATGGTGCTATTCCAAACGACGAAGGACGGGCTTCTTGGTACTAGCAAGTCGCTGGCAATCTTGTTGTAATAATCGAGAAGGAGCATGTCATCGAAGATGTATGAAGAATATTTCTGCAGGGTATGGAAGAGAAAGGGACAATTATACGTTTAGTGACTTTCTAAAAGAACAAAAGCTGAGAAGTCATGAATTAgttgaatatttatgaaaatagaaatggaaataatTCACAGTTTGGATGTTTACACTAGAAAGAAACGAATGTGTGATAATAttttgaagagaaaaaagatagaaagagATACTAAACAAATGTATACTGGATTCCATTGTATTATATTTCTAACCACGTCAAACAAATATCAGTCATAGGCTCTGTAGTTATTGATCCTCTATTAGAGTAGTTTTTaaattgagataataataatttttgaagaaaatgtaCAAGTGCCTTTAAAAAGAAACATGATGATATTAACTTACAAAACAAACAGTACAGAACAGAAAATACCCAGACACGAACAAGTAAGAAAACAGAGAGGAGAAAAATAACGATTAAAGATGTAAAACTAGACATTAAATGCAATCGCTTTAAGTAAAGAAACCTTCAAAATACCTCCAGATGATCCTGTAACTTGAAAACTACTTGCGCAGACCTTGAGAAGGTTTTTAGTAGAGGAGAAATGACCTTCAGACGATTGTAAAAAGGCCGAGACGCTACCTTGATGCCTTCGACATAAAGAATGTCTTTTACCTCCTTAACGTGATGCAACGTTGATCCTTTAAGGAAATACAAAACCTTTGGTTAATTTCAAAGCTAGAGGACGATATACAATCTGATAATGGAATATTTCAAAACTTTGTAACTACATATTTCATTGTGAATGTATTCCtcaaacattattttattttttgaaattagaCACTTTTTCCATTTCTTATAACAACTTGATGATATGGCTATGGAGTCGAGCAGTCGTCAGAAACATTATGCATAAGAAAATACATTGCATATCATGCATATTTTCTGCGCTAAGTGTTGATTAAATTGTAAAAAAAGAGGGGGTTTGAGGTCCCCCCCCTCTTAGGGCTGCCTTACTGATAGAACTCGAGTCTTGCTACAGTCAAGGCTATcttaaacaacagcaacaacaacattgaGTGCCCAATTATTTTGTGATGATAGTGGTTCAAATAGTACATGCTGGTAGGGGTAGTCACCAATATGTTTTGTTTGAGCGCTAGCTTCCGGTAGGTCCCTAAATGTTCTCACTTCCTGACATCTTTGTGTATCTCTGAGATCTAATGTTGgcaaaatattagtgaatacataAACTCCGCTAACGAAAGCAGTAACGACCATCAAAGAATATGAAGCTTAATCATTGGTGTAGAGTAAATCGTTTGCGtctgaaataaaatacttttaaatcaTTGACCAAAACTAACAAGGCAGATAATAGAGTAGGTGAACCCTAACGTAAAGAGAAATGTAATGCTAAATAAGCGTGTAAACAAAGAAGAATTTTCCCACCTAAGAGTAAATGGGTAGGTTTAGTGGCACTCCCATTCATCCAAGAGGACAAAAGGTGGGGTAGTCGCTGTAGGCGTTCATCCCAATAGAAGACGACCCTCAAGGGCACATCCAGGCGGTCAAGTTCGAGGTATCTGTTATTTCTCTTCACCCAATATTTTGATTCATGCTGAAACTTTTTCAGTTTATTCTGGAATATAAATGGAAACAtagcctttcatatatatatatatatatatatatatatatatatatatatataaatatataatatatatatgtatataaatatatatatatatatatatatatatatatatatatatataaatatataatatatatatatgtatataaatatataaatatatatatatatatatatatatatatatatatatatatatatatatatatatatatatatgaaatacataggtatgtacatgaataaattatttattctacactagaccaacttcataagaatatttatatatatatataatttatatatatatatatatatatatatatatatatatatatatatatatatatatatgtatatatatatacttatatatatgtatatatatatatatatatatatatatatatatatatatatattcttacgaagttggtctagttcagaataaataatttattcatgtacatacctatgtatttcatatgtgcattTAAGAGGATAGCCAGCTCCCAAGGTGAATTCCTTTCATGTAAGTATAAGATTGatgtgtaaattacgtaagacttttgtcgtaaatttttttgcattcttcattcaagtcagtatatgtaaatttacgttatttttaagaattaacttttaatttcacgtatttggttacgaagtcttacgtaccctgtttaagagtgctatgtgatccatacaagatatgaacaagggcttatgtaaatatttttttatatttttatgaggtattgcgtcatatttgggAGAAAATACGcgatatcttatatataatacgtttttggaaggttctcgaaaactccagcgttagattttatctttttttatttccgaggacaaaggtgggGGGAGTCAGCTCAATGAGAGTTGCCGTATagcgaggttgattctcctgtttgatatgtgatagttggtaactctggtGTCGCTAGGAGCTGGCCCCAAGTAACAaggataatctattagaatattctaaaaGTAACCAATTCAAATATATGCGCCCCCAAGAATGAATAGCAGCAGAAGAAACCCAGCCTGTCTTGTGAACGAGCCAAAgtgcatccctctctctctctcatatacctatagtgtgtcctccccAAAGTGATTTTGTACCCAAACTTAAATTGTTTGTTGAAAGGATACAAAAGACGTTAAAGGCAATTTTAAATTAATTGTgttatggtgagtgttggcattgagtaaatctttatAACTGGTCCAGGGAGATTTATAAAAATACCTGAAGTTAATGAGTTTATCGGttactttatgtaaattctttaacagtatgaggttttattcagatttaataattcaagtgattaaataattttcagagcgtaacacttgtcataatctaagttttgttcatacttgatatttcgagtgattttttcttttatggaaattCCTTCTGTGTTGTAATTTATCTAGAATACATCTATTTTTGTAAAAAGTACTATTCCAATCACCCTGTTTATTTCAGTATTCGCTTGTACACTTGTTTAAGAGCCGAAGTAgtaggtggttttgaataattcttacgaataattgcccagttttgttttgagtgtatttaaagagacctttggatattcagtgtttttatataatgctgtCTTGGAGTTATATAATCGTATCAGAGCtcagttattaatattttcaagtgtaacagatttaaagtaaagataaacaggtgagtttagaactcaagaggttgtgtagtttgccagacatattatatataatgatacattttcGTTCCCAGACACGGCAccatagtattatatatacatatatatatacagtatatatatatatatatatatgtatgtgtgtgtatattatataaatatatatatatatatagatatatatgtatgtatatatatatatatatatatatatatatatgtatgtatatatatactcatatatatatacaaatatatatatatatatatatatatatatatatatatatatatatatatatatatatatatatatatatacgtgtgtgtgtatatatatacacacatatatatgtatatatatatgtatatatatgtatatatatgtatatatatatatgtatgtatatatatatgtatatatatcaaataaaattcaGAAACATTATGTTTAGATTAGAAAAACTCAGCGGTAGAATGAAGCACTAGTTGAATCCTGTTGGCTTCATCTACTTCACAGAGATCGTCAAGAGTGCGAACatgttttaaaactattattaaacaTGGTGAAAAATCCATATTTTATATGTTCAGGTTTCCAATATCAAACCCTAATGAGATATGAGCACCATCCACACAGGTGATTACGTTAAAATTCTTCCCTTATGTCTCACCTTTTGAAGCTCATCTCTTCcgtttgttttttaattttcccaCCCACATactcatacacgtacacacacacacacacatatcaataacaataacaaatggaattcttgtctgaggtttggccagttttcatcatcacgctggctagtactgatggtgggagattttcgtccgattgctgacagcaaaccaacctagtatggacagcctgactagtacagctttgctgatcatggtgatacacaaactctttcaccacgttaaagtaatcCCATTCtgaaaggattgattgattgatttaaagttttcaggcatcctgacatctaaggtcattgacgccggattctgaaaggaatatatatatatatatatatatatatatatatatatatatatatatatagtgtatatatatatatatatatatatatatatatagtgtatatatatatatatatatagtgtatatatatatatatatatatatatatatatatatatatatatatttatatatatagtgtatatatatacagtgtatatatatatatatatatatatatatatatatttatatatatacagtgtatatatatatatatatatatatatatttatatatatatatatatatatatatatttatatatatatatatatatatatatatatatttatatatatatatatatatatatatatatatatatatatatatatatatatttatatgtgtgtgtgtgtccaaaattATAAGGCCAAATGAAAACCCTGTAAGTGAAAGGGAACTTAAAAGCAAGCGAGAATCAGGGGgaaaatttttttcttatgaccTCACTTTGAAGCGCCATTCCACCATGGATACATTTTTCAATTCTACCAGGAAATCCTTACCTTTGTCATCCTAACTTTTGCGACCAAAATGCGGTCATTGCCCATTCGCTTCATAAACCTTTCAAAGATACCCCTGATATGAGAATCTCCCACCATGGCCAGATGCACAATTGGTCGTTCTGATATTTCCACGGCATTCTTTGCTGATCGTTTACGATATGAGGACCCAGAATTTTTCCAATAGTTGTTGATGCTTTTATTCctataaagaaaaattttatgaaatttatcctattattattattattattattattattattgtttgtttagatagaaccctaattggaaaagcaagatgccataagcctaaagggctctgacagggaaaatagctcagcgaggaaaggaaataaggaaacagctggAATAATGTGCCTGCGTGCAATATTGATAATCATATCTAAACATTTCTGGGAAGGTAAAGATGATAAAGGAAATCATATTATagaagaaaatcaataaaaaaatggtGGTCACAAAAATGACATACCATTCGGTATAGAAATAATCACCTGATCGCCTCCGACAGATTCGTGAAACATTTCGAAATGTCATCGAACGAGTAGTTGATAAACCGGTGGGTTGAGTCAGTACAGGTAAATCTTGCTCTTAAATCTTCGTAAATGTAATATAAGAAactgaaaattcatatatatatatatatatatatatatatatatatatacatatatatatatatatatatatatatatatatatatatatatatatatatatatatatatacacatatatatatatatatatatacacacacacatacatatatatatatatatatatatatatatatatatccatatatatatatatccatatatatatatatatatatatatatatatatatatatatatatatatatatatatatatatatatatatatatatacacacacacacacatatatatatatatatatatatattatgtgtatatatacatatatacatataaatgtatatatatatatatatatatatatatatatatatatatatatatatatatatatatatatgttgcaagaaGATGGATGTATGAAGGAAACACCAACGTTGACCATCAATATATTTAATAGcacacaaccctataaataatatataatcttagttagataaatataaaacttatgaacgttgaaaatagaatatttacatttatacataaacctCACTTTGCACTATTAGTCCTAATGATTCTTTAATGTCAGACTAATTTATCACGTACCAGGAATAGTACAACACAAGAAATACATAGTCCTTTCtaaatcaggataacctgctgccaGTGAACATGTTATAAAAGAAGTATTCCATTTCGTGCAGACTGTTTCAATTAGTTTCCtgtttgttgggtggtcctcttcgcttgaatactataactatggaagtgttgattggagatgctcctagtggtagtctTGTTGTCCTGGAAATTGCTTTTAAGAGAAGCAAACAAGCCTAGTGACATTTCTTTAAGGTATAATCAACCTCCTCTTCTTAAAAGTAACGTGCCAAGTCTAATTATCATACCTAATAGTAACTgttaagtgctatatatatatatatatatatatatatatatatatatatatatatatatatatatacacatatatatgaatatatatatatatatatatatatatatatatatatatacatatactgtgtgtatatatatattatatatatataatatatgaatatatatgtatattcatatatatgaatatgtatatatatatatatatatatatatatatatatatatatttatatatatatgtgaatacatatatgtgtatatatatatatatatatatatatatatatatatagatatgtatatacatatgtatatatatacgtatatacataaatatatatatatatatatatatatatatatatatatatatatatatatatataactatatatgtgcatatatgaatatatatcgatatatatatacattatatgaatatttatatatctatatatatatatatagatatatagatatgtatatacatatatatatatatatagatatatagatatgtatatacatatatatatatatatatatatatatatatatatatatatatatatatatatatatatat from Palaemon carinicauda isolate YSFRI2023 chromosome 5, ASM3689809v2, whole genome shotgun sequence encodes:
- the LOC137641178 gene encoding uncharacterized protein, translating into MLLALSAFTVKIDSENLRARFTCTDSTHRFINYSFDDISKCFTNLSEAIRNKSINNYWKNSGSSYRKRSAKNAVEISERPIVHLAMVGDSHIRGIFERFMKRMGNDRILVAKVRMTKNKLKKFQHESKYWVKRNNRYLELDRLDVPLRVVFYWDERLQRLPHLLSSWMNGSATKPTHLLLGSTLHHVKEVKDILYVEGIKVASRPFYNRLKVISPLLKTFSRSAQVVFKLQDHLEKYSSYIFDDMLLLDYYNKIASDLLVPRSPSFVVWNSTIPLSDLYEKECSRNGSRLPRKNEKKCSDDMHLGGNGTRSVFIHVSKRYLFF